The following is a genomic window from Spirochaetota bacterium.
CACGGCCTCCGCTACGCGCACGACCTCGGGCCGCTCAACCCGGTGGCCTTCGCGCTTCGCCTGCGCACGGTGCCGCTCAGGAACCTCGGCGCCGCCATCTCGCCCGACAACGCCTGGATGTTCATACAGGGGCTGGAGACACTCGCCCTGCGCATGGAACGCCACTCGCAGAACGCCATGGCGGTCGCCGAATACCTGAAACAGCACCCCAAGGTAACCTGGGTGCGCTACCCCGGGCTTCCCGACGATCCCACGCATGCGGTCGCGGCCAACTATCTTAAAAACGGATTTGGCGGGATGGTGGTCTTCGGCATCCGGGGCGGCAAGCCGGAGGGGCAGCGCTTCATCGAGAACCTCGGGCTGTTTTCTCACCTCGCCAACGTCGGCGACGCGAAGAGCCTGGCGATCCACTCGGCGACGACCACGCACAGCCAGCTCTCCGAGGACGACCGGCTGAAGGGGGGCATCACGCCCGATCTCATCCGTCTTTCAATCGGGATCGAGACCATCGACGACATACTCGACGACCTCAACCAGGCGCTCGTAAAGGCGTGCGATGCCTGCTGACGATCCACGGGAGTACCGCGCCGCGATGACCGACCGTACGGCGCTCGTCTTGGGCGGCGACGCCGTCAGGCGCTTCGGGGAAACGAGTGTCATCGTCTTCGGGCTGGGCGGGGTCGGAAGCTGGTGCGCCGAGGCGCTGGTGCGCACCGGTATCGGCCACCTGACGATCGTCGACCACGATGTCATCTGCGCGGGCAACATCAACCGCCAGGCGCAGGCGACCTCGCGCACGATCGGAAAACCAAAGGCCGGGGCGCTCGGCGCGCGTCTGGCCGAAATCAACCCGCATGCGCGCGTCAACGCGCGGGCGGAACGATTCACCGCGGAGAGCGCCGGCGAATTCGGCATCGGCTCATACGATTACATCATCGACGCCATCGACAGCGTCGATGACAAGATCGTGCTCATCGAAACGGCCATCGGCGCGCGGAAAACCATCTTCTCGTCGATGGGAGCCGCCGCGCGGACCGATCCCACGCGCGTACGTACGGCAAGGCTCGGCAAAACGCACGGATGCCCGCTTGCGCGCACGGTCAGGCGTCGGCTCAAACATGCCGGCGTCTTTGCGGACTTCATCTGCGTCTACAGCGACGAACCAGTGGCGGAGGCGCAGCACCCGGATAAAAAAGCCACCCTCTGCGAGAACGACGCAGGACGAAGGAAGCGAATCAACGGCTCGCTCGTTCAGGTTACGGCGGTGTTCGGATTCACGCTTGCGGGACTGGTTGTGTCGGATGTCGCCGGTATTCCTTCGAACAGCAGGAGTAGGACATAGACCATAACCCGTGAATAAAGTTGATTAAATCATGAATGCAGTGTATTCTATAAAAACGTCGCCGAAGGCAATTGAGGCTGCCGAATCGGGGCCCCCGCGTCCTAAACCTGGCATTTCCGAATATTTTCTGATCGGTCCCGTCAGGCGAAACCGGGTACCCAACTTAATGCACATTATATTCCAACACGGGAGGAACCCCATGAAGAAAACCATCACCGCATCGATACTCATCATGAGCGTCGCACTGGCAGGATCGCTCTATGCCCAGAAGGGGGCGCCCAAAGGCAAATCAGCCGAGAAACAGCAGACGATGTGCCCGGTAATGGGCGGCGAGGTCGATAAAAACGTTTTCGTCGACTACAAGGGCAAACGCGTCTATTTCTGCTGCACAAGCTGCGTCGAAGAGTTCAACAAGAATCCCGAGAAGTATATGAACAAGATGAGGAAGGAGGGTGTCGTCCCGGGGAACTCCCCCGGCGGCGCGAAAGCGCCGAAGCGGCAGGACCACAGAGGGCATAACCATTAGAGCCCGTGGCGCACACTGAATCCGATGAGCGGAGATACGGGACATCCAATAAGCGGGCGCTTCGTTCCGATTGCGGGGGGCATGGTCGCGCTGGCGGTCACTCTTTTTTCAGCGCACACCACCCGCGCCATGAGCCTCGCC
Proteins encoded in this region:
- a CDS encoding tRNA threonylcarbamoyladenosine dehydratase, which encodes MPADDPREYRAAMTDRTALVLGGDAVRRFGETSVIVFGLGGVGSWCAEALVRTGIGHLTIVDHDVICAGNINRQAQATSRTIGKPKAGALGARLAEINPHARVNARAERFTAESAGEFGIGSYDYIIDAIDSVDDKIVLIETAIGARKTIFSSMGAAARTDPTRVRTARLGKTHGCPLARTVRRRLKHAGVFADFICVYSDEPVAEAQHPDKKATLCENDAGRRKRINGSLVQVTAVFGFTLAGLVVSDVAGIPSNSRSRT
- a CDS encoding YHS domain-containing protein, which encodes MKKTITASILIMSVALAGSLYAQKGAPKGKSAEKQQTMCPVMGGEVDKNVFVDYKGKRVYFCCTSCVEEFNKNPEKYMNKMRKEGVVPGNSPGGAKAPKRQDHRGHNH